In the genome of Heteronotia binoei isolate CCM8104 ecotype False Entrance Well unplaced genomic scaffold, APGP_CSIRO_Hbin_v1 ptg001770l, whole genome shotgun sequence, one region contains:
- the LOC132565869 gene encoding NUAK family SNF1-like kinase 2, producing the protein MDRGPPPDAPASSLVEGLIKSPKPLMKKQAVKRHHHKHNLRHRYEFLETLGKGTYGKVKKARERSGKLVAIKSIRKDKIKDEQDLVHIRREIEIMSSLNHPHIIAVHEVFENSSKIVIVMEYASKGDLYDYISERQRLTEQEARHFFRQVVSAVYYCHKNGIVHRDLKLENILLDANGNIKIADFGLSNVFQQDRFLQTFCGSPLYASPEIVNGRPYKGPEVDSWSLGVLLYILIHGMMPFDGQDYKTLVKQITSGDYREPTKLSDACGLIRWMLMVNPERRATIEDIASHWWVNWGYKVPVGEQESLRENESPLATVAEWLRRSSRPLFENGSKVRCFFKQHIPGVTLERQRSLKKSKKENDIAHVLQETGPAPENSSKSILKRPKGILKKRNSCEKSQVPPALLLAAPIDKRKEDSTGPAIDLACVLSSRALACKAECVVATPSMPKKGILKKPQKRESGYYSSPERSESGDVLDSENLDLDASVSVGNPSPAQSPSGYPARRKGILKLNGKYSSSSTESDSVPAKVFSSFAEVALPKLPLASRVHPSSAVSEDSILSTESFDQLDLPDRILGNAGGAPMRGSVSVDDLLQLEEAAGDMGRRLRRWTVTRCQSPLADSCFSLADCENVTEVYKRAVAISMKLS; encoded by the exons ATGGATCGCGGTCCGCCTCCCGATGCTCCTGCGTCCTCGCTGGTGGAGGGGCTCATCAAGTCCCCCAAGCCCCTGATGAAGAAACAGGCGGTCAAGCGACACCATCACAAGCACAACCTCCGGCACCGCTACGAGTTCCTGGAGACGCTGGGCAAAGGCACCTACGGCAAGGTGAAGAAGGCACGGGAGCGATCCGGAAAGCTG GTTGCTATCAAGTCTATCCGGAAAGACAAAATAAAGGATGAGCAGGATCTTGTCCATATTCGGAGAGAGATTGAAATAATGTCATCTCTCAATCACCCCCATATCATTGCTGTCCATGAAG TGTTTGAAAACAGCAGCAAGATTGTCATTGTGATGGAGTATGCCAGCAAAGGAGATCTCTATGACTACATCAGTGAGCGCCAGAGACTTACTGAACAGGAAGCTCGGCACTTCTTCAGGCAGGTGGTGTCTGCAGTCTACTACTGTCACAAG AATGGAATTGTTCACAGAGATCTGAAGCTAGAAAATATCCTTCTGGATGCTAATGGCAACATTAAG attgCAGACTTTGGCCTCTCTAATGTCTTCCAGCAAGATCGGTTCCTCCAGACCTTCTGTGGCAGCCCTCTCTATGCATCCCCTGAGATAGTCAATGGGAGGCCTTATAAAGGACCTGAG GTTGACAGCTGGTCCCTTGGTGTGCTCCTCTATATCTTGATTCATGGGATGATGCCTTTTGATGGCCAAGATTATAAGACCCTGGTCAAGCAAATCACAAGTGGGGACTACAGAGAGCCCACAAAGCTATCAG ACGCCTGTGGCCTGATCCGATGGATGCTGATGGTAAACCCAGAGCGTCGAGCCACCATTGAAGATATTGCCAGCCACTGGTGGGTGAACTGGGGTTACAAGGTGCCAGTTGGGGAGCAGGAGTCCTTGCGTGAGAATGAATCTCCACTGGCCACAGTGGCAGAGTGGCTGCGCCGCTCTTCAAGGCCCCTGTTTGAAAATGGCTCCAAGGTACGCTGCTTCTTCAAGCAACACATCCCTGGTGTCACACTTGAGAGGCAGCGCTCACTTAAGAAGTCCAAGAAGGAAAACGATATAGCGCATGTTCTACAAGAAACAGGTCCTGCTCCAGAGAACTCTTCAAAGTCCATCCTAAAGAGACCCAAAGGCATCTTGAAGAAAAGAAATTCCTGTGAGAAGTCCCAGGTTCCACCTGCATTGCTGCTAGCAGCTCCTATAGACAAAAGGAAGGAGGATAGTACTGGACCTGCTATAGACTTGGCTTGCGTCTTGTCATCCAGGGCTTTGGCCTGCAAGGCAGAATGTGTTGTAGCCACCCCTTCCATGCCCAAGAAAGGAATTTTGAAGAAGCCCCAGAAGAGAGAGTCTGGGTATTACTCATCCCCAGAGCGTAGTGAGTCTGGTGATGTATTGGACTCCGAGAACTTAGACCTTGATGCTAGTGTCTCTGTTGGCAACCCCTCCCCTGCTCAGAGCCCCAGTGGCTATCCTGCCCGACGGAAAGGCATCTTGAAGCTCAATGGCAAGTACTCCTCCAGCAGCACGGAGTCTGACAGCGTGCCTGCCAAGGTTTTCTCTTCATTCGCTGAAGTTGCTTTGCCCAAGCTGCCTCTGGCCTCCCGTGTTCATCCTTCTAGTGCAGTGAGTGAGGACAGCATCCTTTCCACAGAGTCCTTTGACCAGCTTGACTTGCCTGATCGAATACTGGGTAATGCTGGTGGGGCGCCCATGCGTGGCTCAGTGTCTGTGGATGATctcctgcagctggaggaggCAGCAGGGGACATGGGTCGCCGGTTACGCCGCTGGACAGTGACTCGTTGTCAAAGCCCCCTTGCAGATAGCTGCTTCTCTCTAGCGGACTGTGAAAATGTCACTGAGGTCTACAAACGGGCTGTAGCTATTAGCATGAAACTGAGCTGA